GCTGTTGGTGCGTCATAATGTCGTGAAACAGTTGGATTCTACATTAATCAGCGGATACGGCTATGTCgtgtttaattttttgaaagaagtgACGTAGTGATAGAACGACCAGCAATCCCCATGAATAAAATGTCGCTGGGCTAGCTATCTCCTAGTTTCTTCTGCAAGCTAGCTGCTCCAAGAATAATCCAAGAATAACATCAACATACGACAGCTAACATTTTGCTCGTCCTCGGTCCTAGGTTTGCTAAAGCTAACTCCATCCCCATCTGTTGCACTGTTATATACTAATGCGCCCtccgttttctttctttattcgtGTGTTGGTCAAGGAAATGCTCGGCACATCAAGCTCTTTGTTAGTATTTAATAAATGCATCTGTCTTTGTTAGTAGTTAATATATGACAGAATGTTATGTGCCATGTACACATTTCATAAATCACATGACTTCGTTGCATTGATTGTCAGCACAAGTCCGCACCTTACCTCTAGTTGAATGGCTTGGTCTTCAGTCTACCACCTAGCTATGGCCCAATCTAAACGAACCTGCACGTGATAGAAGGGAAGGTAGAGCCGAAATTGTACTACGACAAATCTTTGTGTCAATGGCGGCCAGTGGGGCCTCCGCTAGCATTGAAGTTCACTGTACAATTCAGGATAGCAAGAAAGGTAAATTTCAGTGCAATTACTGTGGTAAGGTAGTGAGTAAAATGTCTCGTATCAAGTATCACTTGGGAGGCATAAGGGGAGAAGTGACTCCTTGCACAGAAGTTCCCGCAGATGTGAAGAAACTATTTCTCGAGAAGCTATGTGAAAATAAGACTATGAACAAGATAGTCCTTAATCTGGCCACATCAGAAACTCCCTTGAAGAGAAAGAGGTGCCCTGGCACGAATAGCTGCACATCTAGCAAGAGTCAATCCACCGAAAGCGCCTCTTCATGGAAGAGTGAAGAGATGACCAGTGCACCAGAAGATGGTTCGGCAGACCTTTCTCTATTTTCTGAAGAAGCAGGTCTATGGGAGAGGACATTTAGCGAAGGAAAAGAGTACAGACCGTCAATGCAAGCCCGACTCATTGGCCGGTTCTTCTATGAAAATGGTATTGATTTTAATGCTGTCAATTCTCCAAGCTTCCAGGAAATGATGACTGCTACTGTTGGAAATGCGCATTGTGAGTACGATATCCCTAGTTACCGAGAGTTGAAAGGCCCAATCCTTCAGGAAGAAGTGAAAGAAATGAGACAATATCTCCAAACAGTCAGGCAATCGTGGGGGACAACAGGGTGCAGCATCCTGCTGGATGGATGGATTGATGAGAAAGGCAGGACCTTGGTCAACTTTTTGGCAGATTGCCCTCGAGGTGCTATTTATCTCTCGTCAACTGACATTTCTTCTTGTGTTGGTGACGTTGATGCCTTTCTGTCAATATTAAATGGAGTAATTGAGGAGGTTGGAGGCAACAATGTTATTCAGATCGTGGCGTGGTCAGCGGAAGATTGGCTGGAGAATGCAGGCGAGAAGTTCATAGAAAAATACAAGAGAGCTATGTGGGGTGTGAGTGCTTCTCACTGCATCGAACTCATGTTGGAAAAGATTGGGATGGTGAGTTCTGTCAAAGGTGTAATGAAGAAGGCCAAGACTGTGGTAGAGTTCATCCACACTCACGCACCTGGATTGGAACTAACGGGCTCACAAACCCTTGGCCATGAGCTTCTCAAACCCCACAAGATAATATCAGCTATCCCATATATGACATTGGAGAATATGGTATCaggaaagaagaaattgagGGAGATGTTCCTGTCATCCGGATGGAGCACCTCATTTCTGGCTTCGAGCGAGGAGGGAAAGAGGGTAGTTGACCTGATAAGTAATCCCTCTTTCTGGTATGGAGCCAGAATGGTCTTAAAGGCAACGGTGCCATTGTTGCGTGTCCTGGGTTTCATTCTTGGGAGTGATAAACCGCAAGCGGGGTACATATATGAAACCATGGATCAGGTGAAAGAAACGATTAGAAGCGAGTTTGAGAACAACGAGTCCAGGTACATGCCCTTCTGGAAAATAATTGATGGCATTTGGAATGCCCATCTACACAGCCCACTCCATGCCGCTGGATATTATTTGAACCCAAGTCTCTTTTATGCAAGTGACTTTTACTTCGACGCAGAAGTGGCCTTTGGCCTCCTGTGTTCCATTGTGCTGATGGTTCGTGATCTTGATGCTCAAGTCGTAATCGCGTTACAAATTGACAAGTATCGACATGCCAAAGGTGCTTTTGCAGAGGGGAGTGCTGTTGATAAAAGGAACATTTCCCCCGGTAGGACAATTCCTCACCTTACTTGTGAGCTCTACTTGTTTTAATGATGCCGAAGTCAAAGCTAGTAATAGTGACTTCGGGCCGTTTTGTTTGCAGTGGACTGGTGGTCCAGGTTTGGAGAAGAATGCCCCCAGCTGCAGAGGTTCGCTATCCGGGTCTTCAGTCAGACCTGCGACGGTTCTTCAAGATACGGGCTGAAAAGGGACATGGCTGAGAAGCTTCTCACTGGTGGACGAAACCGCGCGGATCAAGAGCGGTTGCGTGACCTGACGTTCTTAAGTTACAATCTTCAACTGCAGCAATTTCATTCTAAGCTGGTTAGGAACAATTACTAGCTCCTGTGAAGATTTGGAATGGATTTTGGGGTGGTGGACGGAATGGCTGGAAGCATGTGCTCAGATGAGTAGGTGCTTCTTTTTGGGAAGCAAGTTTGGAGCTTGAGGCAACTGGATGGCCAACGGACAAAGGGgcattttgttccataaatgAATCGTTTGAAAGGGATTAAGCTTGTTCAGTTATGAGacttttatctctctctttgagactctctctctctctctgctctatGAACAATGAATGCATGATTATTTCCAATTATCTGTAAAAGATTTCTGCAGGTTCTTCTGTGATCTGGTCTCTCGGCAATACTGGCGATAGTCCTCGTGCTGAAAAGTGATGTCTATATCATGTACCGGGAAAGTGTCCAGATAAATGTGACATGCGCATTGTCTTGTCaattctcttgaaaattttctgTTTTGCTTAGGCTTCCTTAGTCTCATGGAAGATGAACtttgttggaaaatattttattttaaaaaatcaattttccatttATAGTTGAATTTTACAGATATTTCACGTCATTTTCCCGTGTTTGTTAGATAAACATTACAAAACACAAATTTCCTAGTTGACTTGTACGGTTAAAATGTtttcttacgattgattttctGTGAGACCGACGAATCCTTAATTTCCTTTAATGTGTTGGTATTTACA
The window above is part of the Eucalyptus grandis isolate ANBG69807.140 chromosome 6, ASM1654582v1, whole genome shotgun sequence genome. Proteins encoded here:
- the LOC104452273 gene encoding uncharacterized protein LOC104452273, which produces MAASGASASIEVHCTIQDSKKGKFQCNYCGKVVSKMSRIKYHLGGIRGEVTPCTEVPADVKKLFLEKLCENKTMNKIVLNLATSETPLKRKRCPGTNSCTSSKSQSTESASSWKSEEMTSAPEDGSADLSLFSEEAGLWERTFSEGKEYRPSMQARLIGRFFYENGIDFNAVNSPSFQEMMTATVGNAHCEYDIPSYRELKGPILQEEVKEMRQYLQTVRQSWGTTGCSILLDGWIDEKGRTLVNFLADCPRGAIYLSSTDISSCVGDVDAFLSILNGVIEEVGGNNVIQIVAWSAEDWLENAGEKFIEKYKRAMWGVSASHCIELMLEKIGMVSSVKGVMKKAKTVVEFIHTHAPGLELTGSQTLGHELLKPHKIISAIPYMTLENMVSGKKKLREMFLSSGWSTSFLASSEEGKRVVDLISNPSFWYGARMVLKATVPLLRVLGFILGSDKPQAGYIYETMDQVKETIRSEFENNESRYMPFWKIIDGIWNAHLHSPLHAAGYYLNPSLFYASDFYFDAEVAFGLLCSIVLMVRDLDAQVVIALQIDKYRHAKGAFAEGSAVDKRNISPVDWWSRFGEECPQLQRFAIRVFSQTCDGSSRYGLKRDMAEKLLTGGRNRADQERLRDLTFLSYNLQLQQFHSKLVRNNY